From the genome of Bubalus kerabau isolate K-KA32 ecotype Philippines breed swamp buffalo chromosome 13, PCC_UOA_SB_1v2, whole genome shotgun sequence:
gggaggtgtcatctgcgtatgtgaggttgttgatatttctcctggcaatcttgattccagcttgtgcttcatccagcccagcatttcacatgatgtactctgcatataagttaaataatcagggtgacaatatacagctttgatgtactcctttattttcttgagctctaaaatcacttcagatggtgactacagccatgaaattaaaagacacttgctcctgggaagaaaagctacgaccaacctagacagcatactaaaaagcagagacattcctttgctgacaaaggtctgtctagtcaaagctatggtttttccagtagtcatgtatggacatgcaagctggactataaagaaagctgagcactgaagaattgatgcttttgaactgtggtgctggagaagactcttggagaagactccttggactgcaaggagatcaaactagtcaatccgaaaggaaatcagtcctgaatattcattgtaaagattgaccctgaagctgaatctccaatactttggccgcctgatgcaaagaactgactcattggaaaagaccctaattctgggaaagattgaaggcaggaggagaaggagataatggaggatgagatggttggatggcatcactgactcagtggacatgagtttgagcaagctccaggagttggtgaaggacagggaagcctggcgtgctgcaggccatggggttgccaagagtaggacatgactgagtgactgaactaaactcaaCTGAAACAGATGCTAACTAAAACCTTCAGCAGTGCATCACTTCTCATTCATCAGATTGGTAAAAAGCTAAAAGATGTTGCTCATGTTTAATTTTACTAGCTAtgccaaatttattttcaaacaggTTGCATGAATATACACTCTTACTAGTAACGTGTGACAGTTTCTTCTGTCTACAAAACAATGAGGAAAAGGTAGGCAACCCAGCGAGAAATGAGCCAGATGCTTGAGttaacagaaaattagaaaatccaAGAAAGTGGTTACCTCTGTGGAAGATGGACAGGTAAGAAACTGGCGAGGAATAAATGTTGATATGGCATATATACAAGAAATACTCTCTTTTTGTTCTTGGTAAGTGAGTGCAGGCTGCCATTGTAATGTTTTAATTCTTTAAGGAGTATCAGTTCTACACACTTTTTTGTTTGCATAATTTATTTTGTgatgagctttttcttttttaaagtagccTGCCAACTCCAACATCTAGTATTTGTTATAGCTCCTTAATGTTTCAGCAGCACTGGTGGACATGACGAGGTCTGAGTCCAAAGAAACAAAGGATGGAGATTTAAACTGTTTGACTATAAAATACTTAGTTTGCTTTCCTCCCTgtctcaaggctatggtttttctggtggtcatgtatggatgtgaaagttggactgtcaagaaggctgagcaccaaagaatttatacttttgaactgtgtgttggagaagactcttgagagtcccttggactgcaaggagatccaaccagtccattctgaaggagatcagccctggatttctttggaaggaatgatactaaagctgaaactccagtactttggccacctcatgcgaagagttgattcattggaaaagaccctgatgctgggagggatcgggggcaggaggataaggggacgacagtggatgagatagctggatggcatgactgactcgaaggacgtgagtctcagtgaactctgggagttggtgatggacagggaggcctggcgtgctgcgattcatggggtcgcaaagagtcggacacgattgagtgttgggggccagagtgaggcactccgcccgttgcaaaggtcatgaggaaggaagctcgacatacgcaaaggtgggatcgagcctcaggagtctccctggaaatcctcgagcatctacccccataaccagagcctgcctgctttactactttgtgctcccacctacacctctgTTTTTACGGGGGGctatcccccaccacctctttcggagaaggagttaacctagagctccagttaataaaaactcctgggcatgacaagagtgttttaacctacaaactcctctgaagttcctctagcctgcctgacaggcttgtccggccacatgtgattgctcacagcctcccaaccatgagaggcacgagatgctttaaaccttctaaaaacaggttccttagaaaagttagaaaactattagtataagtataatgggctgattagaaattgtattggtgaagggtttttcatttgttgagccaatgtttgttgctaagtctccatatcccctgcccttacacacattaatgaatatatagaaaaaataagtattaacctttgatattaatcatgttagaccttaggctaagtaaattctttccttaactaaaacccactacaccctcaccctataggaatgtaactttatttgggtggcgtctgttttaagaataatcacccctggagaaataactgtcctggttgactgaccgctgtcacaaggagagggtcataaattgtcagcaggccccctggccagaagatgatgcaacacccctaagacctctgtatacatttgtatgaagcacctgactttgataaaagtcaggactgctgaccccgcgtgacttttgcataacatctcagtgtataaaagtagaccatggaaaataaagaattgggatcagtttctcgaaatactggtctccccatgtcgctctctctctcactctggctgagtctccatctggagcacggaacctgccatgcttactaattatgcctgggcttctaagatccgaccggggaggcctcagtgtctcctctccttcaggagaacagaaggacgcctgcggcctacgtaagtggtgcaaggttcttgtcttgaagttttattggtctcccgcgtaaaccaagctactcagcctcttttctccactgaattttcctactgagctatcctcattctattactctttacatctctaattaatatctaattgaagctattgtatcctgatcctcgccgatgccgtccccgcttcgaataccctggatcagccggggctggaccccggcaattgagcgactgatctgatctgatctgtctcACTCAGAATTCAAATGTTATTTCCACACTTCAGGTTCTCTCCCGGACAATACCTAATATCTGggtattcattttttttactcTGAACTTTGACAACAGTGACAAATACCAACTCAGACTAGCTTAGGCAGTTTATTGGGTCATAACCGAACCATGGGAAAGGTGTGGGAAGAACTGCTCTCAAGATAAAGGAAAATGAAGGACTGACTGGTCCCTTCTGAAGCTTCTCTTACCATCgtttctctgcttttctaattgaattagatttatttttctcaaaaaagtTCCCTTCTCCCAGACTGAAACCGTAGCTTCAGGAGTTTCCAGGCACATCTCTCCTACCTTTACCAACAGGAGGGACTTCCCCTTAGTGTCCATTTAAATGAAGGATGTCTATAgaccacacacacgcacacacacacacacaccccctgatCTCTGACTGGGTGTCAGGCTTTCACGATCAAAAATTCCCATTAGATTCCTAAGTTTATGGTACAAAGAACCAGGAGTTCTTCGGAAGAAACAGGGGGCCTGTTCTAAAAAGGCGAAAGTCTTGTTGGATGTATGCACTGTAGATATCCACCTTATAGATGATTtctactttcttccttttattttatggGTGTTCCCTCTCTTCTTACTGAGATTTCAAGAGCATCATGCCACTCCAGACATTGAATGCCACCTTCCCTATTACTTTCTTGGTCCACTTCAGGGACTGCCTGTGAAATAGCAAAGTATACTGATTACTCATTAAACGTTCTGGGCAAATTTGTCTTTGAGAGGTTTTCTTGGGATCAggggagaatgaaagaaaagcctagcatgatgctgggaagaataAATTGTTAGGGTAGGTCTGGGTGCGGCTTGCAGGAGCCGGGGAGTACTGGGGAAACACCTTGGCTATGAAAACAGTACCCCTGCCCTACCACtgacttgttgaatgaatgtgggtgattcctctctctcccttgggCTTCATACTCTCTAAGTATAAAGAATTTGGTTATGATCGTCCCTACAGACCAGCCAGCCTTACTTCTTTGTGAGAATGTGAGATAGCTCTTGCAGCTATTAGAAATGATGTAACAACCGCCGTTTCTCTCTGTGGATAATCCCTGGGGGAGGGCCCAAGGTCCCTCTCATGATAGCAGAGGATATTTCCTGGCAGAACTAAGAAAAAGTAAGTCTTATCCCTTTGAAACCACAGACCCACCCTTGGCACCAGGCCAAGCTGGAGCTGCATAAAACTAGGCTTAGCTTCAGCTCTCAGCTATATGCTTCCTGACAACATGAAGACTACAAGCTTCTTGGTCCAGGTGGTGGTCCTTCTCGTCCTTGGGACTCTGGTGGCACAGGCAGCTGTCGTAACAGGTGAGTGGACGAGTGGCCTGGCTGGGGCTGGCTTGGGTTGAGGAGAAGATGTTGGGGGCAGCCTGGGTCTTGACAAGGGGCAGCATGCAGAGCTGGAGCCCACTCTTCCACCTGGACAGCAGGTTTTGAGTGTATCCAGAGAAGTAGGAAATTGCCCACTAGACTCCATGTGCATTCCACCCCAGGACTGAGAAATCAGGGCTGTTTGTGGAAGCAGTGTTGGAACATGACCTTGGTCTCAAGCACTGATACTTGGACAGAACATGCAATGAAGTAAGGAGCACCAGGAATCTGGGCCCTGGGTGTGGGGGTCTCTTCCCTGCCTGCCTGTCCCATCAAAGCACATCAGTCGTGTAAGAGGAGGTTAAGAACTAACAGGGCCTCAGAAATCATGGAGTCTGAAGACCTCTGTTTTCCAAAGCTGGACACTGAGACCTAGAGCGAGGTGAGGAATTGTCAGGACAATCTCCAGATCCAGGATGCAGCTCAGGTCTCCTGGCATGTGTCTCAAAGCTCCTTGTCCTTCCTCCAAGTTTCCTCAAAGATGAAAATGTGTCCTCATCTCCTGAAAGTCACTCCTCCCTGGCATATCCTCATGAGGGCCCCAGGACCCAGAATGGAGGGTGAGGGGAAGAAATGGACACCCAAAGGAAACCTGGTCCTATGGCGCTTTTCCCCAAAGCCCAGGGAACAGCCATCCAAGAGTGCAGACCCCATCTGGCCCTGGTGAGCCTTCTCTATCTCACTGTCCCTCAGCTTAAGGGACACCGCAGTGAGCAGTGGCTGGACCTGGAGGACAGACTAGATAGTTGAAGCAGACACATTGGTCTACATGTGGGGATATTTCTTTCAACAGGTAGTCCAAAAGGTCAAGGAAATGTTGTAGTCAGTGGAAAGGGTCCAGTCAATGGTCAATCTCCTGACAAAGGACAAGATCCAGTGAAAGGACAAGACCCAGTCAAAGGACAAGATGTAGTCGCAGCACAAGACCGAGCCAGACATCTATCCAAGCATGGCTTCTGCCCCAGTGTTCCTATCCACTGCAACTTGTGGAATCCCCCTGACCGGTGTCGGAGAGATGCCCAGTGCCCAGGGGCCAAGAAGTGCTGTGACGGCTTTTGTGGGAAGACCTGTATGAATCCCCGGTGAGGTGAGAAATGGGTGGAGAGAAAGGAGGCCCATGAAGGGGCAGAGAGGCCGACTGGCAGAGGGCAATCCTAAGCTAGTGGGGAGAGGACACGGGAGGTGATGGAGAGACTGAGGGGTCTCAGGGGCTACAACTGGGGTCCTGAGAAGGATGGCATGTGAACTTGGCCCTGCCTCCCACTGCCTCTGAGTCTTTCACCTGCTGATTCACATTTCcgattctcttttcttctaccaGGTAGAGTCTGTGCTTGTGCACCTGTGAAGTCCCCAGCGATGCAGGCCCCGGTGCCTGTAGCACGACCCTCTCCCACACTGCCCCTTCTTCCTCTCATGCGGGAGGCCCAAGCTTGAGCATGGACTGCCTCCCTCATGGACTTTCCAATAAAAGACTGCTTTCAACTCCATTTGTTTCTGGCTCCTGTGACCTCTGGTCCCCTTAGAGCTCCGGGGAGATGGGTGTGGGTTTGGGACTTCCTGTCCCCAGTGGAGAGTGGAACAGGACCCATGACAGATGTTCTGGGGTGTGAAGGAGAGCAGGGGCAGGAACAAGAGGCCTATTCCTAGGGTTCACTGTAGAAATCCAAAAGTCAACCCAAGAACCGCAGCCTCCATTCaccaggaaatggaaacctagaCATTTGGCCTCTGGCCTCGGACCAGGGAAATAAACCCCCAAACCTTCCCATTGACCTCCACTTCTGACCTGGCTATGATCAATCCTACCAGTGTGACCAACCAACCCTCCTGGCTAAACCTCtgactccctccttcccttcctctaatGTTTCCCATGAATCTATATCCTCCaagaagacagaaagacagaTGCCAGGAAATCCCTGCTCACAAAGCATTTCACCTGTTCATGCCTGAGGTGACCTCCAGTAACACGTAATTCCTTTGGGTGAAGCAATATCCTCTCCCAGCTTTCTATTTCAAGATGTGAGTGAGGAGGCAAGACACATCTATCCTTCCATGTCATTGCTGAATAAAGTTCTCTGGGGACATAGAAGTTGGGGTAGAGTAGACTGGAGGAGTGAAGACAGCAGGAGGGTGTATGTTGGGTAACGTTGGATGACCTCGTGGCTTTGCTGTTGGCTCAGCTGCCCCACTGCCCTTGTGCAATGGAGTTCTCCAGGAAGAAGTGGGTGGAGCCTTGGGTGCAGTGGGCACCCCACTtgggagtcaggagacctgagttctaggTCTAGGCTCCTCCCAACTTGCTAGATGACTGCAGATAAATCACTTTCTctcgctgagcctcagttttgtctATTCGGTTTGAGGAGAGTTGGATGAAATTATTCTGGAAGTATAGTAATGAATGTCAGTTCACCCCTGATATTCTGGTGCTGAAGCAtctcttctttgtgtgtgtatgttgggctCTGctagaggggaggtggggagcagaGGCTTTGTTGGGGGTgagagaacagagagcccagtgtCCCTTAGACACCCCCCCAGGAGCCAGGGTTCCCCTCTGATTCTCCAGGGGACGGACTGGACCACGCATCTTGGAGCACAGACAAGAGCAGTGCCTGAACCCCTGGCCTGAGAAACATATAATACACCACTGGTGGTAAGAATGGTTTCTGTCTTAGTGTTTTGTCTCTTCCAGATCCTGCACTAAACATGTCATAAGTATTGTCTTATTTCTCATTAGAACTCCCTCAGATGGGTATATACACctctttaattttgttaaaagattgaaaccatgggacttccctggcaatccaatgggtcagactctgtgcttccagtgcagagggtgtggCTTTGATCCTCgatcagggaactgaggtcctgCAAGGCACACGGCAcagtaaaaaaaaccaaaaagattGAAGTCATAAAAGCGTCATTAATCACCCAAAGACACAGAGCTACTAAATAATGAGAAGTCctagtttttcaaaattttttattgaagtataactgatttacaactttgtgttcatttcttttgtgcagcaaagagattcagttatccATATCCACACAGActctttttcatatgcttttccattacgatttatcacaggatactgcatatagtgccctgtgctatacaggagggccttgttgtttattcattctatatattatAGTTTGCACCTACTAATCCCAaacccccaatccttccctcccctgcccccacccccttgtAACCctaagtctgttccctatgtctatgagtctgtttctgtttcacagagaaggtcatttttgtcacattttagattccacctataagtgatatcatacagtatttgtctttctctttctgactctcttcacttagtgtgataatctctaggttcacccatgttgctagagatggcattatttcattcttttttatggctgaatagtactccATTGGGTGGGTTATGGTGGAAAgatctgacagaatatggtccactggagaagggaatggcaaaccacttcagtattcttgccttgagaaccccatgaactgtatgaaaaggcaaaatgataggatactgaaagaggaactctccaggtcagtaggtgcccaatatgctactggagatcagtggagcaataactccagaaagaatgaagggatggagccaaagaaaaacaatacccagctgtggctgtgactggtgatagaagcaaggtccgatgctgtaaagagcaatattgcataggaacctggaatgtcaggtccatgaatcaaggcaaattggaagtggtcaaacaagagatggcaagagtgaatgtcgacattctaggaatcagcgaactcaaatggactggaatgggtgaatttaactcagatgaccattacatctactactgtggacaggaatccctcagaagaaatggagtagccatcacggtcaacagaagagtccgaaatgcagtacttggatgcaatctcaaaagcaacagaatgatctctgttcatttccaaggcaaaccattcaatatcacagtaacccaagtctatgccccaaccagtaatgctgaagaagctgaagttgaatggttctatgaagacctacaagaccttttagaactaacacccaaaaacgatgtccttttcattataggggactggcatgcaaaagtaggaagtcaagaaacagctggagtaacaggcaaatttggccttggaatacggaatgaagcagggcaaagactaatagagttttgccaagaaaatgcactggtcataacaaacatcctcttccaacaacacaaaagaagactctacacatagacatcaccagatggtcaacactgaaatcagattgattatattctttgcagccaaagatggagaagctctgtacagtcagcaaaaacaagaccaggagctgactgtggctcagatcatgaactccttattgccaaattcagacttgaattgaagaaagtagggaaaaccactagaccactcaggtatgacctaaatcaaatcccttatgattatacagtggaagtgagaaatagatttaagggcctacatctgatagaaagagtgcctgatgaactatggaatgaggttcgtgacattgtacaggagacagggatcaagaccatccccatagaaaagaaatgcaaaaaagcaaaatggctgtctggggaggcctttcaaatagctgtgaaaagaagagaagcgaaaagcaaaggagaaaaggaaagatataagcatctgaatgcagagttccaaagaatagcaagaagggataagaaagccttcctcagagatcaaggcaaagaaatagaggaaaacaacagaatgggaaagactagagatctcttcaagaaaattagagataccaagggaacatttcatgcaaagatgggcttcataaaggacagaaatggtatggacctaacagaagcagaagatattaagaagaggtggcaagaatacacagaagaactgtacagaaaagatcttcaggacccagataatcacgatggtgtgatcactgacctagagccagacatcctggaatgtgaagtcaagtgggccttagaaagcatcactacgaacaaagctagtggaggtgatggaatgccatcattcctgaaagatgatgctgtgaaagggctacactcaatatgccagcaaatttggaaaactcagcagtggccacaggactggaaacggtcagttttcattccaatcccaaagaaaggcaatgacaacgaatgctcaaactaccgcacaattgcactcatctcacatgctagtaaagtaatgctcaaaattttccaagccaggcttcagcaatatgtgaaccatgaacttccaggagttcaagctggttttagaaaaggcagaggaaccagagatcaaactgccaacatccgctggatcatcgagaaagcaagagagttccagaaaaacatctatttctgctttattgactatgccaaagcctttgactgtgggatcacaataaactgtggaaaattcttcaagagatgggaataccagaccacctgacctgcctcttgagaaatgtgtatgcaggtcaggaagcaacagttagaactggacatggaacaacagactggttccaaataggaaaaggagttcgtcaaggctgtatattgtcaccctgtttatttaacttagatgcagagtacatcatgagaaacgctagactggaagaaacacaaggtggaatcaagattgccgggagaaatatcaataacctcagatatgcaaatgacaccaccaatatggcagaaagtgaagaggaactaaaaagcctcttgatgaaagtgaaagaggagagtgaaaaagttggcttaaagctcaacattcagaaaacgaagatcatggcatccggacccatcacttcatggcaaatagatggggaaacagtggaaatagtggctgacttcatttttgggggctccaaaatcactgcagatggtgactgcagccatgaaattaaaagacgcttactccttggaaggaaagttatgaccaacctagagagcatattaaaaagcagagacattactttgccaacaaaggtccatctagtcaaagctagttttccagttgtcatgtatggatgtgagagtcggaccgtaaagaaagctgagcactgaagaattgatgcttttgaactgtggtgttggaaaagactcttgagagtcccttggactgcaaggagatccaaccagttcatcctaaaggaaatcagtcctgagtgttcatcggaaggactgatgttgaagctgaaatgccaatactttggccacctgatgcagagaactgactcatttgaaaagaccctgattctgggaaagattgagggcaggaggagaaggggatgacagaggatgagatggttggatgccatcaccgattcaatggacatgagtttgggtaaactctgtgggttggtgacggacagggaaacttggcgtgctgcagtccatggggtcgcaaagagtcggatgtgactgagcaactgaactgaactgaactgagaggacacTGCTCATGCCACTAAATTATTCTAACATATCAGAGACTCGGGGTGTTTTGCCttatcatttatttctcaaaagagACCACAGGAAGGAGGTTACTATGCCAGCCAGGCAGATGGAGTGCCTGCCAGTGGAACTGAATCTCAGACTCCAACAGGAGAGATGCTTAAAGAGC
Proteins encoded in this window:
- the LOC129625233 gene encoding elafin-like; the encoded protein is MKTTSFLVQVVVLLVLGTLVAQAAVVTGSPKGQGNVVVSGKGPVNGQSPDKGQDPVKGQDPVKGQDVVAAQDRARHLSKHGFCPSVPIHCNLWNPPDRCRRDAQCPGAKKCCDGFCGKTCRVCACAPVKSPAMQAPVPVARPSPTLPLLPLMREAQA